In bacterium, one DNA window encodes the following:
- a CDS encoding amino acid permease, translated as MPARPMVPEEWFSEKSTLERRLGLTEAFSILIGRIIGSGIFRTPASIMILVGSVSMFYGVWLLGGIATLLGAFVYAEMAAMMPKSGGPYAFLRAAYPPVWAFLRGWAMFFVSETGAIAAVSIVFAEYGNSLYRLITGIAFGRGVEVLIALGIIWLLTLVNCFGVALGGTVQNVLSLLKLLALGMVIGICFASGGSSAHFSEPFWPDKFTWGSLLAMGAAMRYAFFAFSGWEGATYVAEEVKNPRRNLPLSLILGLTGVMLIYLAANSAYLFQLPAAGIANSKGVAVDAVEAAVGGIGGILVSLAVMLSTFGSVSSQVLVKARGVYAMARDGLFFCWLSEVHPRYKTPNRALIVQGIWATVLLFAAGFAARAYETIIDFFSFTSSIFNISTFAAVYILRRKYPEAPRYYKAWGYPVTLILVLIIQVWFMITTLITAFWPSLAGVGLTCTGLIYYYRRRRGR; from the coding sequence GTGCCAGCACGGCCAATGGTTCCTGAAGAGTGGTTCAGCGAAAAAAGCACCCTTGAACGCCGACTTGGCCTGACCGAGGCCTTTTCCATCCTCATCGGCCGCATCATCGGCTCGGGCATCTTCCGGACCCCCGCTTCGATTATGATCCTGGTCGGCAGCGTCTCGATGTTCTACGGGGTATGGCTCCTTGGCGGCATCGCCACCCTGCTCGGGGCCTTCGTCTATGCCGAAATGGCGGCCATGATGCCCAAATCGGGCGGCCCCTATGCCTTCCTGCGCGCCGCCTATCCCCCGGTTTGGGCATTTTTGCGCGGCTGGGCCATGTTCTTCGTCTCCGAGACTGGGGCCATTGCCGCCGTCTCGATCGTCTTTGCTGAGTATGGCAATTCTTTATATCGCCTGATCACCGGTATCGCTTTCGGACGCGGCGTTGAGGTGTTGATCGCCCTCGGCATCATCTGGCTGCTAACGCTGGTGAACTGCTTTGGCGTCGCCCTCGGCGGCACGGTGCAGAATGTGCTTAGCCTGCTCAAGCTGCTCGCCCTCGGCATGGTCATCGGAATCTGCTTCGCCAGCGGGGGCAGCAGCGCCCATTTCAGCGAGCCCTTCTGGCCGGACAAATTCACCTGGGGTTCCCTGCTCGCCATGGGGGCGGCTATGCGCTACGCCTTTTTCGCCTTCAGCGGCTGGGAGGGGGCGACCTATGTCGCCGAGGAGGTCAAGAACCCACGCCGCAATCTGCCGCTCTCGCTCATCCTCGGCCTCACCGGGGTGATGCTGATATACCTGGCCGCCAACTCCGCCTACCTCTTCCAGCTCCCTGCTGCCGGCATCGCCAACTCCAAAGGGGTGGCGGTAGATGCCGTCGAGGCGGCTGTGGGCGGTATCGGCGGCATCCTCGTCAGCCTGGCGGTGATGCTTAGCACCTTTGGCAGCGTCAGTTCGCAGGTGCTGGTCAAGGCGCGCGGGGTCTATGCTATGGCGCGTGATGGACTCTTTTTCTGCTGGCTTAGCGAGGTCCATCCCCGCTATAAAACCCCCAACCGTGCGCTCATCGTCCAGGGCATTTGGGCGACCGTGCTGCTTTTTGCCGCCGGCTTCGCCGCCCGTGCCTATGAGACCATCATCGACTTTTTCTCTTTTACCTCGTCGATTTTTAATATCTCGACCTTCGCGGCGGTCTACATCCTGCGCCGGAAATACCCTGAGGCTCCGCGATATTACAAGGCCTGGGGCTATCCGGTCACCCTGATCCTGGTGCTGATCATCCAGGTCTGGTTTATGATCACTACCCTGATCACTGCTTTCTGGCCGTCTCTGGCCGGGGTGGGATTGACTTGCACAGGACTGATCTATTACTATAGGCGCCGGCGCGGCCGCTAA
- a CDS encoding UvrD-helicase domain-containing protein has translation MRTRIQKVIRASAGTGKTYRLSLEYIALLLRCRNDGIRFDEILVITFTRKATAEIRDRIFSQMQSLSCGDQSAAGLRADLEPLLGRPWQEADREWLLQVREEMLTNKSQVQISTIDAFINRLFKSIISPFIGLGSYAINSRVDPRYYASLYAYALEPENLGIIKSLFERSRKRTLTEYEKLIRGLLDARYLFHCIHRDDASHMPQPVTAAVHLAAFQALINTLLDRFEAYLVREKPGIGAHEALLGSWYDLIFGEGEAGSVWLGQLRSRIIDPAFLRQNFKEIIKAPRFWNGSSLLRKKDDRELAAELRASLEEAVRELADYLYYSDFLQEEAELEAIAAMLLRKYDELRFRDQIFGYDDIAWYTYRYLYDPELSLVEEDSVTNAFYEILTSRVRFLLIDEFQDTSLIQFNILRPLIREVTSGEGVRPYGGVIVVGDEKQSIYGWRGGERDLLRAMQHRLDEREPIRLDTSFRSSPVIIDFVNDFFGGAPLQQRLTALGLDWPYELCKTARLEQPGSLLVAFRTYRDGDESGDLTSQRDASAEMVLKEIVPRLQEGTLRPNETAILARENSSLHAIADILDEQKIDYVLESSHSILEHRAIKPAIHLLRYLATLDFEELLKFFRSDYLLCGGAELKAILLAYRDATADPVPRPLWQKLAGLLPGVAAVQRCAAFLRAAAGKDLLVLCKRIFEDFSVPRIFEQENDSKNIAFFLQIVADFCHNQREYEPSPAGFMRYCEQHEEDEGWQQLGLEEVEAVRLLTIHKAKGLEFDSVFLFWPLANRRDDHGGLTCYVRYDDQFQRIEEHALTYNLESVLAASSAGTLVEREVNRDRIEELNAFYVAVTRARSNLAIYLVGKHKEGLEGLLAAAADAEKPAAAELIITALHEMLAAQGRLRLLGAEAAEARWGEWQRNETAGRRPEGVSAGTLSEYLDPDRSAWYRPDRERFEKEPFLDYRSVYLNKRRVDRGNLVHHYLSFITFDSPDARQRAARRALADYGSLLPAADILVLIDRVEAFIDAHADYFSAATWARVFTEQTLFAPDGREQRIDRMLVSDERREILIIDFKTGESHDQAQLEEYIKSVSSISHVRRTGYTVRGIFLEVEIGQTGG, from the coding sequence ATGAGAACACGGATTCAAAAGGTGATACGCGCCAGCGCCGGCACCGGCAAAACCTACCGGCTTTCTCTGGAGTATATCGCCCTGCTGCTGCGCTGCCGCAACGATGGGATCCGTTTTGACGAAATCCTGGTCATCACGTTCACCCGCAAGGCCACGGCGGAGATCCGCGACCGTATCTTTTCACAAATGCAAAGCCTCAGCTGCGGGGATCAGAGTGCGGCCGGCTTGCGCGCCGATCTGGAGCCCCTCCTCGGCCGGCCCTGGCAGGAGGCCGACCGCGAATGGCTGCTGCAGGTGCGCGAGGAGATGCTCACCAACAAGAGTCAGGTGCAGATCAGCACCATTGACGCCTTTATAAACCGCCTCTTCAAATCGATCATCTCGCCCTTTATCGGGCTCGGCAGTTATGCGATCAACAGCCGCGTGGATCCGCGCTATTATGCCTCTCTCTACGCGTATGCCCTGGAGCCGGAGAACCTCGGCATCATCAAGAGCCTCTTCGAACGATCGCGGAAACGGACCCTTACGGAGTATGAAAAGCTGATCCGCGGCCTACTCGACGCACGCTATCTCTTCCACTGCATTCACCGCGACGACGCCAGCCACATGCCCCAGCCCGTGACCGCCGCCGTCCATCTGGCCGCCTTTCAGGCCTTGATCAATACCCTTCTCGACCGCTTCGAGGCCTATCTCGTCAGGGAAAAGCCGGGCATCGGCGCCCATGAAGCCCTGCTGGGGAGCTGGTATGACCTGATCTTCGGCGAGGGCGAAGCCGGGAGCGTCTGGCTGGGACAGCTGCGCAGCCGCATAATCGATCCCGCCTTTCTGCGCCAGAACTTCAAGGAGATTATCAAGGCGCCCAGGTTCTGGAACGGCAGTTCGCTGTTGCGCAAAAAGGATGACAGGGAACTCGCCGCCGAGCTAAGGGCAAGCCTTGAGGAGGCCGTGCGCGAGCTGGCCGATTACCTCTATTACAGCGATTTTCTGCAGGAGGAGGCGGAACTGGAGGCGATCGCCGCCATGCTCCTGCGCAAGTATGACGAACTCCGCTTCCGTGACCAAATCTTCGGCTACGACGACATCGCCTGGTATACCTACCGCTATCTCTACGATCCCGAGCTTTCCCTGGTCGAGGAGGATTCGGTCACCAACGCCTTTTACGAAATCCTTACCAGCCGGGTGCGCTTTCTCCTCATCGATGAATTTCAGGATACCAGTCTGATCCAGTTCAATATCCTGCGGCCGCTCATCCGCGAGGTGACCAGCGGTGAGGGCGTCCGGCCCTATGGCGGGGTGATCGTCGTCGGTGACGAGAAGCAGTCGATTTACGGCTGGCGCGGGGGGGAACGCGACCTACTCAGGGCGATGCAGCATCGCCTCGATGAGCGCGAGCCTATCCGCCTCGACACCTCCTTTCGCAGCAGCCCGGTTATCATCGATTTCGTCAACGATTTTTTCGGCGGCGCTCCGTTGCAGCAGCGGCTGACTGCCCTCGGTCTTGACTGGCCGTATGAGCTCTGCAAAACCGCCCGGCTGGAGCAGCCCGGCAGCCTCCTCGTCGCCTTCCGTACCTACCGTGACGGCGATGAGTCCGGTGACCTGACCAGTCAACGCGATGCCAGTGCCGAAATGGTCCTGAAGGAGATCGTGCCGCGGTTGCAGGAGGGGACGCTCCGTCCCAACGAGACCGCCATCCTCGCGCGTGAAAATTCCAGCCTGCACGCCATCGCCGATATCCTCGATGAGCAAAAGATCGACTATGTGCTCGAAAGCTCCCATTCCATCCTCGAGCACCGTGCCATCAAACCGGCGATCCACCTCCTGCGCTATCTGGCTACCCTCGATTTCGAGGAGCTGCTCAAGTTTTTTCGTTCCGACTATCTCCTCTGCGGTGGAGCGGAACTGAAGGCCATCCTGCTCGCCTATCGCGACGCTACGGCCGACCCTGTCCCGCGCCCGCTCTGGCAAAAGTTGGCCGGCCTTCTGCCCGGTGTCGCGGCCGTGCAGCGTTGCGCTGCTTTTTTGAGAGCGGCCGCCGGAAAGGATCTCCTGGTGCTGTGCAAGCGCATTTTCGAGGATTTCTCTGTCCCCCGCATCTTCGAGCAGGAGAACGATAGTAAAAACATTGCCTTCTTTCTACAGATTGTCGCTGATTTCTGCCACAATCAGCGCGAGTACGAACCTTCTCCGGCCGGCTTCATGCGCTACTGCGAACAGCATGAAGAGGATGAAGGCTGGCAGCAGCTCGGGCTGGAGGAGGTCGAGGCCGTCCGGCTGCTCACCATTCACAAGGCCAAGGGGCTCGAGTTTGATAGCGTTTTTCTCTTCTGGCCCCTGGCCAACCGACGGGACGATCACGGCGGCCTGACCTGCTACGTCCGTTATGATGACCAGTTTCAGCGCATCGAGGAGCATGCCCTCACGTACAATCTCGAGAGCGTGCTCGCCGCCTCGAGCGCCGGAACGCTGGTGGAACGAGAGGTGAACCGGGATCGCATCGAGGAGCTGAACGCCTTTTACGTGGCCGTGACGCGTGCCAGGAGCAATCTGGCTATCTATCTGGTGGGGAAGCACAAGGAGGGACTGGAGGGGTTGCTCGCAGCCGCAGCCGACGCAGAAAAGCCTGCGGCGGCGGAGCTGATTATCACCGCCCTGCACGAGATGCTCGCGGCGCAGGGCCGGCTGCGGCTGCTGGGGGCGGAGGCGGCGGAGGCGCGCTGGGGGGAGTGGCAGAGGAACGAGACGGCTGGGCGTCGACCGGAGGGAGTAAGCGCCGGAACTCTGAGTGAATATCTCGACCCGGACCGCTCCGCCTGGTACCGCCCCGACCGTGAACGCTTCGAGAAGGAGCCCTTCCTCGACTACAGAAGCGTCTACCTCAACAAGCGCCGCGTCGACCGCGGCAACCTCGTCCATCACTACCTCTCGTTCATCACCTTTGATTCTCCCGACGCCCGGCAGCGCGCCGCCCGGAGGGCGCTCGCAGATTACGGCAGTCTCTTGCCCGCCGCCGATATCCTCGTGCTCATCGACAGGGTGGAGGCGTTCATCGACGCTCATGCCGATTATTTCTCCGCTGCGACGTGGGCGCGCGTCTTCACCGAGCAGACCCTTTTCGCCCCGGACGGCCGTGAACAGCGCATCGACCGCATGCTGGTAAGCGATGAACGGCGGGAGATTCTTATCATCGATTTCAAAACCGGAGAGAGCCACGATCAGGCCCAACTTGAGGAGTACATAAAAAGCGTCTCCAGCATCTCCCATGTTCGTCGCACCGGGTATACGGTGCGCGGGATCTTTCTGGAGGTGGAGATCGGCCAGACCGGGGGGTAG
- a CDS encoding amidophosphoribosyltransferase gives MGGFFGIVSQNDCVNDLFYGTDYHSHLGTRRGGMAVVQPDGFKKSIHSIETAQFRSKFADDLAKFKGTMGIGVISDYEDQPLLIASHLGNYAIATVGAVANLAELTALELKSRHGHFTEMNLNAINPTELVASLINQEESFAAGLSKAQEVIKGSCSILILTAEGIYAARDRLGRTPLIIGRRTDATAVAFESSAFPNLGFETAAYLGPGEVGFVSRDGYQTLVQPGEKLKICSFLWIYYGYPASSYEGINVEQVRYRCGAALACADGVEVDMVSGIPDSGIAHAIGYAVEARLPYNRPFVKYTPTWPRSFMPQHQEMRDLIANMKLIPISDLIAGKRMLLCEDSIVRGTQLRDFVARLYAFGGAEVHMRVACPPLLYGCPYLNFSRSRSLMDLAARRAVIELLGSFPEELAPFLDPSSDEYAAMTGIIRKRLGLTTLKYQTMPDMIKAIGLPCEKLCTFCWTGSE, from the coding sequence ATGGGCGGTTTTTTCGGAATTGTATCCCAAAACGACTGCGTCAATGACCTGTTTTACGGCACCGATTATCATAGCCATCTCGGCACTCGGCGCGGGGGCATGGCGGTAGTCCAGCCGGATGGCTTCAAGAAATCGATACACAGCATCGAAACCGCGCAGTTTCGTTCCAAGTTCGCCGACGACCTGGCCAAATTCAAGGGCACGATGGGCATCGGCGTGATCAGCGATTATGAGGACCAGCCGCTGCTGATCGCCTCGCATCTGGGCAATTACGCGATCGCCACCGTCGGAGCCGTTGCCAACCTGGCGGAACTCACCGCTCTCGAGCTCAAGAGCCGGCACGGCCACTTTACCGAGATGAATCTCAACGCCATCAATCCCACCGAGCTGGTGGCTTCCCTGATCAATCAGGAAGAGTCTTTCGCGGCGGGCCTCAGTAAGGCTCAGGAGGTGATCAAGGGCTCCTGTTCGATTCTCATCCTGACCGCAGAGGGGATCTACGCTGCCCGCGATCGCCTCGGACGTACCCCGCTGATCATCGGCCGCCGCACCGACGCCACCGCCGTGGCATTCGAAAGCAGCGCCTTTCCCAATCTCGGTTTCGAGACCGCCGCCTATCTCGGTCCGGGCGAGGTCGGTTTCGTCAGCCGAGACGGCTATCAGACCCTCGTCCAACCCGGCGAGAAACTCAAGATCTGCTCCTTTCTGTGGATCTATTACGGCTATCCGGCAAGCAGCTATGAGGGCATCAATGTCGAACAGGTGCGCTATCGTTGCGGCGCAGCCCTGGCATGCGCAGACGGGGTCGAAGTCGATATGGTCTCCGGGATCCCCGACTCGGGCATCGCCCACGCCATCGGCTATGCGGTTGAGGCCCGCCTCCCCTATAACCGCCCCTTCGTCAAGTATACCCCCACTTGGCCGCGCAGCTTCATGCCACAACACCAGGAGATGCGCGATCTCATCGCCAATATGAAGCTGATCCCGATCAGCGACCTGATCGCGGGCAAACGCATGCTTCTTTGCGAGGATTCGATCGTGCGCGGTACGCAACTACGCGACTTTGTCGCCAGGCTCTACGCCTTCGGCGGAGCCGAAGTACATATGCGCGTCGCCTGTCCGCCCCTCCTTTACGGCTGCCCCTATCTCAATTTCTCCCGGTCGCGCTCACTGATGGACCTCGCCGCCCGTCGCGCCGTCATCGAACTCCTCGGCAGCTTTCCGGAGGAGCTGGCGCCGTTCCTCGATCCCTCTTCAGACGAATATGCTGCCATGACCGGGATCATCCGCAAACGACTCGGATTGACGACACTGAAATACCAGACCATGCCCGATATGATCAAGGCCATCGGCCTGCCCTGCGAAAAGTTGTGCACCTTTTGCTGGACTGGTTCGGAGTGA
- a CDS encoding PD-(D/E)XK nuclease family protein: MPPFRFRYLSFEEPLLSPEEWTGRDALLLFTGEAGRNAARRILQTGWELNGLRLLTLEEFEELLFIAPSPLLKEEKRTLAFYASLDAGARDHFRISSYFQSIEPANRFFSFCEEAGEALMDIEAVPRDLAAAGAELLPWQEKSLRMLLHIRELYLAFISRHGFSDRIFIRREENIDYAFCDPFTEIVLVNPFHITPLINSVLRLLAGRGIAITFICQLPPHLMDEAALQVRPFMAADLGPAAFRKITLHKCCNEFALYARFIETAAQNHIPHAVDVSLQPPAFHHLLSPARFRLPASFPMSETTLYHFFATLGALFEELIWESQAGCLLLPLPALLDAVLAPAFYQPLLDSDDPEERAAEQERLIALLHKLQEQDYLYLDLQGRFFDSASRERRELESLVRPVLRLLEKLLAVQDPASFVRLISDPEEVPVRRIVPEKERCCTTLVELFYQSLADFSALGELGLIAKWNTLFPGESRTTTARGLLRLFLEYIKSMRVRFEWGGDRRNQIEFISFAEARDLTFERLALLQVVEGQLPRTRSVPWLLTEQQRALLGLATSDDIRLREKYAFFRLALSTRELDLFTIENIGKNIQPSSFVEELGLAFSDHFHSITHPDLDYRDFGRQLFRDRGHQRPPLPVREQEDFFTLPFDATADFPAGEWRLAFYTWEQLKRNPFEYALRTVAGVPDWPSRWQAEWTQKLLGKVAQEVFDLCWYHFKQDALPFSTFERIFDRYGEKAIASLFNDQADLYFKLPKNHGLAYFREFVLPRIRSSCAFFYQQLHTRFQLDRENPRVYPEKEFTSARETTPKLLLAAAESGLPLDVLLTGCADLRIEYGEPMSAFLIDYKTGTDYKDDQLWFYELFYYLLDNPTMMERVHSCFYRILDQRFDKLHKSTKKLGKADFLAKFRSDIAHTLLEICTEGYQPARRRSWKEKDVDDIIRMEIFHPR, from the coding sequence ATGCCTCCGTTTCGATTCCGTTATCTCAGCTTTGAAGAACCCCTGCTCTCCCCTGAGGAATGGACCGGCCGTGATGCCCTCCTGCTCTTTACAGGCGAGGCCGGACGTAACGCGGCCAGGCGCATTCTGCAAACAGGTTGGGAACTGAACGGACTGCGTCTGCTCACTTTAGAGGAGTTCGAGGAACTGCTCTTCATTGCCCCTTCTCCATTGCTCAAGGAGGAAAAACGGACGCTCGCTTTCTACGCCAGCCTCGATGCCGGCGCCCGGGACCATTTCCGCATTTCCTCCTATTTCCAGAGTATTGAGCCCGCCAACCGCTTTTTCTCGTTCTGCGAGGAGGCCGGCGAAGCCCTGATGGATATCGAAGCGGTGCCTCGAGACCTCGCAGCGGCCGGGGCTGAGCTGCTCCCCTGGCAGGAAAAGAGCCTGCGCATGCTCCTCCACATCCGCGAGCTCTATCTCGCCTTCATCAGCCGGCATGGCTTCAGCGACCGCATCTTCATCCGGCGCGAGGAGAATATCGACTACGCCTTTTGCGATCCCTTCACAGAGATCGTCCTGGTCAATCCCTTTCATATCACGCCGCTGATCAATTCAGTTCTCCGACTGCTCGCCGGCAGGGGGATCGCGATCACCTTCATCTGCCAGCTGCCGCCTCATCTGATGGACGAGGCGGCGCTCCAGGTGCGTCCGTTCATGGCTGCCGATCTGGGGCCGGCTGCCTTCCGGAAAATCACTTTGCACAAGTGCTGTAATGAGTTCGCCCTCTACGCCCGTTTCATCGAAACCGCCGCGCAGAACCACATCCCTCATGCCGTCGATGTCTCGCTGCAGCCCCCCGCATTTCATCATCTGCTTTCACCCGCCAGGTTCCGGCTGCCAGCCTCTTTCCCGATGAGCGAAACCACCCTCTACCACTTTTTTGCCACGCTCGGAGCCTTGTTTGAAGAGCTGATCTGGGAGAGCCAGGCCGGCTGCTTGCTGCTGCCGCTGCCCGCCCTGCTCGATGCCGTACTTGCACCGGCGTTTTATCAGCCCCTGCTCGACAGCGACGATCCGGAGGAGCGAGCGGCCGAGCAGGAGCGGCTCATCGCCCTGCTCCACAAGCTACAGGAACAGGACTATCTTTACCTTGACCTGCAAGGCCGCTTTTTCGATTCCGCATCCCGCGAGCGGCGAGAGCTGGAATCCCTGGTCAGGCCGGTGCTGCGGCTGCTCGAAAAACTCCTCGCGGTGCAGGATCCAGCCAGCTTTGTCCGCCTCATCAGCGACCCCGAAGAGGTGCCGGTCCGCCGCATCGTTCCGGAGAAGGAGCGCTGCTGCACAACCCTGGTCGAACTCTTTTACCAAAGCCTCGCCGATTTCAGCGCCCTGGGTGAGCTGGGCCTCATCGCAAAATGGAACACGCTCTTCCCGGGTGAAAGCAGGACCACGACGGCACGCGGCCTTCTCCGCCTTTTCCTCGAGTATATCAAATCGATGCGCGTGCGCTTCGAGTGGGGTGGCGACCGCAGGAATCAGATCGAATTCATCAGTTTCGCCGAGGCACGGGACCTCACCTTCGAGCGGCTGGCGCTGCTGCAGGTAGTGGAGGGGCAGCTTCCCCGTACGCGCTCCGTGCCCTGGCTGCTCACCGAACAGCAGCGGGCCCTCCTCGGCCTGGCAACCAGCGATGACATCCGCTTGCGCGAAAAATATGCCTTTTTCCGGCTTGCCCTTTCGACCCGCGAACTCGATCTTTTCACCATCGAAAATATCGGTAAAAACATCCAGCCCAGCTCTTTTGTGGAGGAACTGGGACTGGCCTTTTCAGACCATTTCCACTCCATCACCCACCCCGACCTCGACTATCGGGACTTTGGCCGACAGCTTTTCCGGGATAGGGGGCATCAGCGTCCGCCGTTGCCGGTGCGGGAACAAGAGGATTTTTTTACCCTGCCCTTCGATGCCACCGCTGATTTTCCCGCCGGAGAGTGGCGCCTCGCCTTCTATACATGGGAACAGCTGAAAAGGAACCCCTTCGAATATGCCCTGCGCACAGTTGCCGGCGTGCCGGACTGGCCGAGCCGATGGCAGGCGGAGTGGACCCAGAAGCTGCTCGGCAAAGTCGCCCAGGAGGTCTTTGACCTCTGCTGGTACCACTTCAAACAGGATGCCCTGCCCTTCAGCACCTTCGAACGCATCTTCGATCGCTATGGTGAAAAGGCGATCGCTTCCCTTTTCAACGATCAAGCTGATCTCTATTTCAAACTGCCGAAGAACCACGGACTCGCTTACTTCCGTGAATTTGTCCTGCCGCGCATCCGTAGTTCCTGCGCCTTTTTCTATCAGCAGCTCCACACGCGCTTCCAACTCGACCGCGAAAATCCACGCGTCTATCCGGAAAAAGAGTTCACCAGTGCCAGGGAGACCACCCCCAAGCTCCTGCTCGCCGCCGCGGAGAGTGGTTTGCCGCTGGATGTGCTCCTGACCGGCTGCGCTGATCTGCGCATCGAGTACGGCGAGCCGATGTCGGCCTTTCTCATCGATTACAAGACCGGCACGGATTATAAAGATGACCAGCTCTGGTTCTATGAACTCTTTTATTATCTCCTCGACAATCCGACCATGATGGAGCGGGTGCACTCCTGCTTTTACCGCATCCTCGATCAGCGGTTCGATAAATTACATAAATCGACGAAAAAACTGGGCAAAGCGGATTTCCTGGCCAAATTCCGCAGCGATATCGCCCATACTCTTCTCGAGATCTGCACGGAGGGGTACCAGCCCGCGCGCAGACGCAGCTGGAAAGAGAAGGATGTGGACGATATCATCCGGATGGAGATCTTTCATCCCCGGTGA